The proteins below are encoded in one region of Paenisporosarcina cavernae:
- the kynA gene encoding tryptophan 2,3-dioxygenase, producing MSTKRYENGQNVAASEEKAIRTDFKESMTYGEYLHLDQLLTAQDGLSDHHDEHLFIIIHQVSELWMKLILHEMQAAITNIENDQLQPAFKQLARVSRIQTQIIQAWDVLATLTPAEYMEFRHMLGNASGFQSYQYRMIEFALGYKTSHVLKIYEKDPVLLEALTKSYHSPGLYDVAISKLAKAGLPIDQAVLNRAPSEPYEENESVLAAWKTVYSNVDEYWELYQLGEKLVDIEDSLQQWRFRHMKTVERIIGFKQGTGGSSGVHYLKRVLDHYFFPELWKVRTEI from the coding sequence ATGTCCACGAAACGATATGAAAATGGTCAAAATGTAGCTGCAAGTGAAGAAAAGGCAATTCGGACTGACTTTAAGGAAAGCATGACGTACGGAGAGTACTTGCATTTAGATCAACTATTAACTGCTCAAGATGGGTTAAGTGACCATCATGATGAACACTTATTTATTATCATTCATCAAGTGTCAGAGCTTTGGATGAAGTTAATTTTACACGAAATGCAAGCAGCGATTACGAATATAGAAAACGACCAACTGCAACCAGCATTTAAACAACTTGCGAGAGTTTCACGAATTCAAACTCAAATTATTCAAGCATGGGATGTGTTAGCAACACTAACTCCTGCAGAATACATGGAATTTCGTCATATGCTTGGAAATGCGAGTGGGTTTCAATCGTATCAATATCGCATGATCGAATTTGCACTTGGCTATAAAACGAGTCATGTATTAAAAATTTACGAGAAAGATCCTGTCCTACTTGAAGCTTTGACGAAGAGTTATCATTCGCCCGGGTTATACGATGTCGCTATTTCGAAACTAGCAAAAGCAGGATTACCGATAGACCAAGCTGTGTTAAATCGCGCTCCGTCGGAACCTTATGAGGAAAATGAAAGTGTGTTAGCTGCTTGGAAGACCGTTTATTCTAATGTGGATGAATACTGGGAATTGTATCAACTTGGTGAAAAATTAGTCGATATCGAGGATAGTCTTCAACAGTGGCGTTTCCGTCACATGAAAACAGTGGAACGCATCATTGGATTTAAACAAGGAACTGGTGGCTCTTCAGGAGTTCATTATTTAAAACGAGTATTGGATCATTATTTCTTCCCAGAATTGTGGAAAGTGCGGACGGAAATATAG
- the helD gene encoding RNA polymerase recycling motor HelD, producing the protein MTQKHPDFEKERHRLAYTKDYMEQLLVESQRDVQSAQENIRQSMADLDYLDSSLSYLNILTNARFFEMARSQREGLEAIRQKPYFARIHFQKDGEEAEELYIGKTSLFHRDTQEPIIVDWRSPVANVYYDGRLGDIEYDVRGERNHGHLFSKRQYTIEDGELLDVRDIDLTTNDELLQEALSGKADVRLTEIVSTIQAEQNEIIRAHLKQPIIVQGAAGSGKTTIALHRISYFLYTMGEHFPAEKLMILAPSQLFMGYIADVLPELGVGKIQQTTFSDYVQAATSSKLKLRDANEKLAMLMEKEALDEQTAWISRWKGSLVCKSLIDQYLAELEKDITHLFDDIYLEKYRIMRKERLQQLFLTEFAYMPVEKRLARIKTVLQSHVRQKKKELLHLLAKKYDEALDKALFGLRDADKRKEQTTRLIDERDHRLPIIEKQSKTLVSSYMKRFTKHKTKDLVQSFYLAVPSLANWTEAQTASFLTYQSSIEWENEDLASLFYMQAKWKGISEEHKMRVVFIDEVQDYSEFQLAALKEGLETDMFTMVGDLAQGIHSYRSLTNWDGVLDLFPRANFQTLQKSYRTTIEIMTVANQLLEQMEENLPLVEPVVRHGILPQFHPADSLTPDYVKVLLDKIKASGHRSIAIITKTAVEAKRLYGQLKKTLAVQLLQEGEEIDPSCTLIVPSHLAKGLEFDAVIVTALDSVYRDHPIDRKLLYVAMTRPMHELHLVAPSISHFLFTESMISDKNLLDVVS; encoded by the coding sequence ATGACACAGAAACATCCGGATTTTGAAAAAGAACGACACCGCTTAGCCTACACAAAAGATTACATGGAGCAACTTCTAGTAGAGTCGCAACGAGATGTTCAATCCGCACAAGAGAACATTCGACAATCCATGGCCGACCTCGATTATTTAGATTCCAGTTTGAGTTATTTGAATATCTTAACCAATGCAAGGTTTTTTGAAATGGCACGTTCTCAGCGAGAAGGATTAGAGGCTATTCGTCAAAAGCCTTATTTTGCGCGGATCCATTTCCAAAAAGATGGAGAAGAGGCGGAAGAACTTTACATAGGAAAGACTTCTCTTTTCCATCGAGATACACAGGAGCCAATTATTGTGGACTGGCGCTCCCCTGTTGCAAATGTCTATTATGATGGACGGCTCGGAGATATTGAGTATGACGTGCGAGGCGAACGAAATCATGGACATCTCTTTTCGAAGCGTCAGTATACAATTGAAGATGGAGAATTATTAGACGTACGAGACATTGATTTAACGACTAATGACGAACTGTTACAAGAAGCGTTGTCTGGAAAGGCAGACGTGCGACTAACAGAGATTGTCTCGACAATTCAAGCCGAACAAAATGAAATCATTCGCGCTCACTTAAAGCAGCCGATTATTGTGCAAGGTGCAGCAGGAAGCGGTAAAACAACGATTGCGCTTCACCGAATCTCGTACTTTCTTTATACGATGGGCGAACACTTCCCTGCCGAAAAATTAATGATTTTAGCTCCTTCCCAGTTATTTATGGGGTACATTGCGGATGTACTTCCAGAACTTGGCGTTGGGAAAATCCAACAAACCACCTTCAGTGATTATGTCCAAGCTGCAACCTCTAGTAAGTTGAAATTGCGTGATGCCAATGAAAAGCTTGCCATGCTGATGGAAAAAGAAGCGCTCGATGAACAAACTGCTTGGATTTCTAGATGGAAAGGATCGCTTGTTTGTAAATCATTAATAGATCAGTACTTGGCTGAGCTTGAAAAGGATATTACGCATTTGTTTGATGATATTTATTTAGAGAAATATCGCATTATGCGTAAAGAACGATTGCAGCAATTGTTTCTAACCGAATTTGCTTACATGCCTGTTGAAAAACGATTAGCACGTATTAAAACGGTATTACAATCGCACGTTCGACAAAAAAAGAAAGAACTTCTTCATTTATTAGCAAAAAAATATGATGAAGCGCTCGATAAAGCTTTGTTTGGGTTGCGAGATGCTGACAAACGAAAAGAACAAACGACAAGGCTAATTGATGAACGCGATCACCGTTTACCTATCATTGAAAAACAATCGAAAACGCTCGTTTCTTCCTATATGAAGCGATTTACAAAGCATAAAACGAAAGATCTTGTCCAATCATTTTATTTAGCAGTGCCTAGCTTAGCGAATTGGACAGAAGCCCAAACAGCTTCGTTTTTAACGTACCAATCATCGATTGAATGGGAAAATGAGGATTTAGCTAGTCTGTTTTATATGCAAGCTAAGTGGAAAGGGATTTCGGAGGAGCACAAAATGCGGGTCGTCTTTATCGATGAAGTCCAGGATTATAGTGAATTTCAACTTGCAGCGTTAAAAGAGGGCCTGGAAACGGATATGTTCACAATGGTTGGCGATCTCGCGCAAGGAATACACAGCTACCGTTCCCTTACGAACTGGGATGGGGTACTGGATTTATTCCCAAGAGCGAACTTCCAAACATTACAAAAGAGCTACCGTACAACCATTGAAATTATGACTGTTGCCAATCAATTACTCGAGCAAATGGAAGAGAATTTGCCACTAGTCGAACCAGTTGTGAGACATGGAATCTTACCTCAATTCCATCCTGCCGATTCTCTCACACCGGACTATGTGAAAGTGTTACTAGATAAAATTAAAGCCAGTGGACACCGGTCAATCGCTATCATTACGAAAACGGCTGTGGAAGCAAAACGTCTTTATGGGCAATTAAAAAAGACCCTCGCTGTTCAACTTTTACAAGAAGGCGAAGAAATTGATCCTTCGTGTACCTTAATTGTTCCAAGTCATTTAGCAAAGGGTCTTGAATTTGACGCTGTCATTGTAACTGCATTAGATAGTGTGTACCGTGATCACCCAATTGACCGTAAATTATTGTATGTGGCGATGACGCGACCGATGCATGAGTTACATTTAGTTGCTCCAAGTATCTCTCATTTTCTTTTCACCGAATCTATGATTTCTGATAAAAATCTACTTGATGTTGTTTCGTGA
- a CDS encoding methyl-accepting chemotaxis protein: protein MNNWKSKMPKLPKRKKTALPKGPKSPKVKGNKKLGNYSRKLKSFGDNATAKMSIRKKLLLAFSLIILLFLIVSGIAIYSSLMLNQSTQELNNKIIPRIDAVKSLNYEMENVVALTQRHVLSTDINAKRDTQDRINERVKHVNELLDTYGKLLSDPMAVNLHEDIVRKWEDYIANNEAVLVASTADNQKLAVQKTYTGNVQYDSIQRTLDELVYIDFAEAEKLQKQSSATFASVIVALSIGIILAILATVGIALFIVRLIRKPVSLLSDRFKAMATGDLTVDEITIKNKDEFGDLAGHFNTMLGTLQQLVRDLQSSISTVAMSAEQVSVSAAETSRATEQITESMADVSEGAEVQAESVRHVRESIGEMSIGMEQASAAVSNVSDKAVSTTELTTSGLEVMDETRKKMNEIRTVSEESAKVVQGLGTKSDEIGQIVDVIKAIAEQTNLLALNAAIEAARAGEHGKGFAVVADEVRKLAEQSANAAKDIHSRIASIQKEVKEAIHSMEGSSKEVALGIGLAEKSSQSYDDIAKMISDVSAQTEEITAIIQEMNASAQQMETRVKDVETLSAEASERAQTVAAAAEEQNASMEEITSSSDVLSNLSSDLQKLVQQFKI from the coding sequence ATGAATAATTGGAAGTCGAAGATGCCGAAATTACCTAAACGGAAAAAAACGGCTCTACCAAAAGGACCAAAAAGTCCAAAGGTAAAAGGAAACAAAAAATTAGGAAATTATTCAAGAAAGTTAAAGTCTTTTGGTGACAATGCCACGGCTAAAATGAGTATTCGAAAAAAATTACTGCTAGCATTTTCTCTTATTATTTTACTTTTCCTTATTGTCAGCGGGATAGCAATTTACAGTTCTTTAATGTTGAATCAAAGCACACAAGAACTAAACAATAAAATTATTCCTCGAATAGACGCAGTAAAATCACTGAACTATGAAATGGAAAACGTTGTCGCGTTGACCCAACGTCACGTATTATCTACTGATATTAATGCAAAGCGTGACACACAAGATCGCATTAATGAACGAGTGAAACATGTAAATGAATTATTAGATACATACGGAAAATTGTTATCTGATCCTATGGCAGTGAATCTTCATGAAGATATTGTCCGTAAATGGGAAGATTACATAGCGAATAATGAAGCTGTACTAGTTGCTAGTACCGCTGACAATCAAAAACTCGCAGTTCAAAAAACCTATACTGGAAATGTTCAATATGATTCTATACAACGCACACTTGATGAATTAGTTTATATTGATTTTGCAGAAGCAGAAAAATTACAAAAACAATCTAGTGCGACATTTGCCTCTGTCATTGTGGCGCTTAGTATCGGAATAATTCTTGCGATTTTAGCAACTGTTGGTATTGCACTATTTATTGTCCGTCTTATTCGCAAACCAGTAAGTTTACTAAGCGATCGATTTAAAGCAATGGCTACAGGAGATTTAACAGTAGATGAAATTACGATTAAAAATAAAGATGAGTTTGGTGATTTAGCCGGTCATTTCAACACCATGCTTGGCACGCTTCAACAACTTGTCCGAGATTTGCAATCCTCGATATCTACGGTTGCCATGTCCGCAGAACAAGTGTCTGTAAGTGCAGCTGAAACAAGCCGTGCAACGGAACAAATTACAGAATCGATGGCGGATGTTTCAGAAGGAGCAGAAGTCCAAGCAGAATCGGTTCGACACGTTCGAGAATCTATTGGAGAAATGTCTATCGGAATGGAACAAGCTTCAGCTGCAGTATCCAATGTTTCCGATAAGGCTGTATCTACAACAGAGCTAACGACATCTGGACTTGAAGTAATGGATGAAACTCGTAAGAAAATGAATGAAATTCGAACGGTATCAGAAGAATCAGCGAAAGTAGTTCAAGGACTTGGAACGAAATCGGATGAAATTGGTCAAATTGTCGATGTGATCAAAGCAATTGCGGAACAAACAAACCTACTTGCCTTGAATGCAGCAATTGAAGCAGCACGTGCTGGGGAACATGGTAAAGGTTTTGCGGTTGTTGCAGACGAAGTTCGTAAATTAGCTGAGCAATCAGCGAATGCGGCAAAAGACATTCACTCTCGCATAGCTTCGATTCAAAAAGAAGTAAAAGAAGCGATCCACTCGATGGAAGGATCTTCGAAAGAAGTTGCGCTAGGGATAGGACTTGCGGAAAAATCAAGCCAAAGTTATGATGACATCGCAAAAATGATTTCGGACGTTTCCGCGCAAACAGAAGAAATCACCGCGATTATTCAAGAGATGAACGCCTCAGCACAACAAATGGAAACACGCGTAAAAGACGTCGAAACGTTATCTGCCGAAGCATCTGAACGTGCACAAACAGTAGCAGCCGCTGCAGAAGAACAAAATGCATCCATGGAAGAGATAACTTCTTCTTCCGACGTTTTAAGTAATCTATCGTCTGATCTTCAAAAACTCGTTCAACAATTTAAAATCTAA
- a CDS encoding acyltransferase family protein, giving the protein MKNTRLTWVDVTKGLLMILVVIGHYPGHLDFPLGKYIYWFHMPAFFLLSGMFFKPILEKGKTKEAIYKRFMQLIVPYLFFLVMITVIRYGMEIGAGNTDLSWYLHDLWTLVIGGRFARGAYGVFWFVTTLFFAYLFFIVMTKYLSRAKQFVLLIALYVLAHLESIYAMQIIGGAPDKASQTIPMIWNIDVAFMALVYFAIGFYWKDFWMAISNRALAYAIIAASIVVTLDWNKVIDYHLSMKFLRYEHAVLDLLVPLAFTTIIVGVFQRITQRMPLTVLQRIEKHSISIMYLHIFTDIVLNDYFRYGLIGFTAAGLLIPIGASIVISKLVPYGKLLLGGFRGRKPKKDRQPLPI; this is encoded by the coding sequence ATGAAAAACACGCGTCTAACTTGGGTGGATGTGACAAAAGGGTTGCTAATGATTCTAGTTGTCATCGGACACTATCCTGGTCATCTTGACTTTCCACTTGGTAAATATATTTATTGGTTTCATATGCCTGCTTTCTTTTTACTTAGCGGTATGTTCTTCAAACCTATTTTAGAAAAAGGAAAAACGAAAGAAGCAATATATAAACGGTTTATGCAATTGATCGTACCATATTTATTTTTCCTTGTAATGATAACCGTCATTCGATATGGCATGGAAATAGGAGCAGGAAATACCGATCTTTCGTGGTATTTGCATGATTTATGGACATTAGTAATTGGAGGACGCTTCGCAAGAGGAGCATACGGCGTCTTCTGGTTTGTAACTACCTTATTTTTTGCGTACTTATTTTTCATTGTCATGACGAAATATTTATCTCGAGCAAAGCAATTTGTTCTACTAATCGCTCTATACGTGTTAGCGCATTTAGAGAGTATTTATGCTATGCAAATTATTGGAGGAGCTCCCGATAAAGCGTCCCAAACAATTCCAATGATTTGGAATATAGACGTTGCTTTTATGGCTCTCGTCTATTTTGCGATCGGATTCTATTGGAAAGATTTTTGGATGGCTATATCAAATCGCGCACTTGCTTACGCCATTATTGCGGCAAGTATCGTAGTGACTTTAGATTGGAATAAAGTGATTGATTATCATTTAAGCATGAAGTTTTTACGATACGAACATGCTGTTTTGGATTTGCTTGTTCCATTAGCTTTTACAACAATTATTGTTGGTGTTTTTCAGCGTATCACCCAACGAATGCCATTAACCGTGTTACAACGAATTGAAAAACACTCGATTTCTATCATGTACTTACACATCTTTACTGATATCGTGTTGAATGATTATTTCCGTTACGGATTAATCGGCTTTACAGCAGCTGGATTGCTCATTCCAATTGGTGCATCAATTGTGATTTCAAAATTAGTACCTTATGGAAAACTTCTACTTGGAGGATTCAGAGGTCGAAAACCGAAAAAAGATCGCCAACCATTACCAATTTAA
- a CDS encoding ABC transporter ATP-binding protein — MKTVFSYIKPYKFPIIVALVLMLIELSVELLQPLFIAKIIDDGILNEDANVIWTWGAAMMGMAILAFLSGATNSFFASHASQSFAYDLRNALFTQVQKFSMETFSRFPAAGLITRLTSDVTMVQNVLFMSLRIMLRAPLLVVGSIVMAFVVDPYMAMFLVIGAPFLAIFLYFMVKKGVSYFSLVQVRLDRVNRVIQENLQAVRLIKAYLRGAYEASRFEQVASVLRNDTTKALRIMEWILPVLLFVMNMSLLAVIAFGAEEIRTSNAEIGDLVAIVNYAMRMTGAFSMFAFIIMAYSRAKASAERMEEVLLVNEGLEREVTTGKFEPIKYGEITFENVSFRYGNKGQPVLREISFHVKSGQKLAIMGATGSGKTTLLNLIPRFYEATSGSVKVDGQDVKEWSLESLRQAIGLVPQVSLLFTGSIHENLGWGKEEATKEEVQAAAIQAQIHQSVEGFAQGYDTLVGQKGVNLSGGQKQRLSIARALVRKPEILLLDDSTSALDVKTEASLWEALEKEKATMLVVTQKIRTAKGADAILLLHHGKVVGYGSHVELLEQSQLYREIVASQEGGQENA, encoded by the coding sequence ATGAAAACTGTTTTTTCTTACATAAAGCCATATAAATTCCCGATTATTGTGGCGTTAGTGTTGATGTTGATTGAGTTATCAGTTGAGTTGTTACAACCATTGTTTATCGCTAAGATTATCGATGATGGAATTTTGAATGAGGATGCAAATGTCATTTGGACATGGGGTGCGGCCATGATGGGTATGGCGATTCTGGCATTTTTGTCTGGTGCGACGAATTCGTTTTTTGCTTCGCATGCTTCTCAAAGTTTTGCGTATGATCTTCGAAATGCGCTTTTTACGCAAGTGCAGAAGTTTTCAATGGAGACATTTAGTCGCTTTCCCGCTGCGGGGCTGATTACTCGATTAACGAGTGATGTTACGATGGTGCAAAATGTTCTGTTTATGAGTCTTCGCATTATGTTACGGGCTCCACTTCTTGTCGTGGGAAGTATTGTGATGGCGTTTGTTGTTGATCCATATATGGCGATGTTTTTAGTAATTGGCGCGCCATTTCTTGCTATTTTTCTTTATTTTATGGTGAAAAAAGGTGTGTCTTATTTTAGTCTTGTACAGGTTCGCTTAGATCGAGTGAATCGCGTCATCCAAGAAAATCTTCAAGCGGTACGGTTGATTAAGGCATATCTTCGAGGAGCGTATGAAGCGAGCCGATTTGAGCAAGTGGCAAGTGTGTTGAGAAATGATACAACGAAGGCGCTCCGTATAATGGAGTGGATTTTGCCTGTTCTTTTATTTGTGATGAATATGAGTCTCCTTGCAGTAATTGCATTTGGTGCAGAGGAAATTCGCACGAGCAACGCTGAAATTGGTGACTTAGTTGCTATCGTCAATTACGCGATGCGGATGACAGGTGCATTTTCCATGTTTGCTTTTATTATTATGGCGTATTCTCGTGCCAAAGCTTCTGCAGAGCGGATGGAAGAAGTGCTTTTGGTGAATGAAGGACTTGAACGCGAAGTGACAACGGGGAAATTCGAACCGATTAAATACGGGGAGATTACGTTTGAAAATGTATCGTTTCGATATGGGAATAAAGGGCAACCAGTCCTGCGGGAAATTTCATTCCATGTGAAAAGCGGCCAGAAGCTTGCGATTATGGGTGCGACTGGCTCGGGAAAAACAACGCTATTAAATTTAATCCCTCGTTTCTACGAAGCTACATCCGGCAGTGTCAAGGTCGATGGGCAAGATGTAAAAGAATGGTCACTTGAGAGTTTGCGCCAAGCGATTGGGCTAGTCCCTCAAGTTTCTCTACTATTTACAGGAAGTATTCACGAAAATTTAGGGTGGGGGAAAGAAGAGGCAACAAAGGAAGAAGTACAAGCGGCCGCAATTCAAGCACAAATCCATCAATCGGTGGAAGGATTTGCGCAAGGATACGATACGTTAGTTGGACAAAAAGGTGTGAATTTGTCTGGTGGACAAAAGCAACGATTATCGATTGCACGTGCCCTCGTTCGGAAACCTGAAATTTTGTTATTAGATGACAGTACAAGTGCACTAGATGTGAAAACAGAAGCATCACTTTGGGAAGCATTGGAGAAAGAAAAAGCGACGATGCTTGTGGTGACACAGAAAATTAGAACGGCTAAAGGAGCAGACGCGATTCTACTTCTGCACCACGGGAAAGTGGTAGGGTATGGATCACATGTCGAGTTGCTCGAGCAATCTCAATTGTATCGGGAAATCGTCGCGTCACAGGAAGGGGGGCAAGAAAATGCGTAA
- a CDS encoding GNAT family N-acetyltransferase, producing the protein MTIDLMTISIPIDTDTAEEVTEFLQYAIQEDTLNYELLLNMDVLVDVSARGFLCAAYKGDELVGVASAFDMIGLHVYEWSMVVHPDYRGEKIGMRLYAEVQKQLELRDANEDTALTFDAREVPRKFLASVGYHLQFSEATMQASSAIGNEKNFTLIRLVESNHPDLKKVLMQAFGDTEAEAEALIDWNLEHPKCHMFEYREKDKTIATVTAVESDHALWVTALATLPMHQGKGIGTTLLAFVKHLAAQMEKAFVLLDVELENEEALKLYERAAFTKQHQVDFYQKS; encoded by the coding sequence ATGACAATTGATTTGATGACAATATCCATACCCATTGATACGGATACTGCGGAGGAAGTCACCGAGTTTCTACAATACGCCATTCAAGAAGATACGTTAAATTACGAACTATTACTCAATATGGATGTATTAGTCGATGTTTCTGCTCGCGGATTTTTATGTGCCGCTTATAAAGGGGACGAATTAGTGGGTGTGGCATCTGCGTTCGATATGATTGGCTTACATGTGTATGAATGGAGCATGGTCGTTCATCCAGACTATCGTGGTGAAAAGATTGGCATGCGTCTCTATGCAGAAGTGCAAAAACAATTAGAATTGCGTGATGCTAACGAAGACACAGCATTAACATTTGATGCAAGGGAAGTGCCAAGAAAGTTTTTGGCATCAGTTGGCTATCACTTACAATTTTCAGAGGCAACGATGCAAGCATCTTCTGCAATTGGAAATGAAAAGAATTTTACGCTCATTCGACTAGTTGAATCGAATCACCCTGACTTAAAAAAAGTGCTCATGCAAGCGTTCGGAGATACCGAAGCGGAAGCAGAAGCACTCATTGATTGGAACTTAGAACATCCGAAATGTCATATGTTCGAATATAGGGAAAAAGACAAAACCATTGCGACAGTTACGGCAGTCGAAAGTGATCATGCACTATGGGTAACCGCACTGGCTACGTTGCCGATGCATCAAGGAAAAGGAATCGGCACTACTTTACTAGCGTTTGTGAAACATCTTGCCGCTCAAATGGAAAAAGCCTTTGTGCTACTGGATGTAGAACTGGAAAATGAAGAGGCATTAAAGCTGTATGAACGAGCTGCATTCACGAAACAACATCAAGTAGATTTTTATCAGAAATCATAG
- a CDS encoding ABC transporter ATP-binding protein: MRNTWKQPFGYAPILSKKDLQPVKKKKQERANDWQNVLKRIWKLVDEQRGLLIIVLALVVISSALSLLGPYLIGHIIDTYVVPMKTDGIIPMIVWLVLIYLFLSISLFLQNIWMIGIAQQTIYRMRTTIFAHFQKLSVSFFDKRKHGELMSRVTNDIENVSSTLNSSFIQVFSSILTLTGTVVVMLSLSPLLTLLTMLIIPVMYIAMRWITRRTGKLFKEQQAAIGELNGMVEETISGQRIVKAFSQENRVMEEFIEKNSRLRVTGFWALTYSGFIPKVMNMLNNASFAIVAGVGGILALNGHVSIGTIVIFSEYARQFTRPLNDLANQFNTVLSAIAGAERVFAIVDEPEEIDEAKGNEVTLNGNVTFENVYFKYELAEQEWTIQDVSFQVEAGKTVALVGATGAGKTTIMQLLARFYDAKKGQILLDDRPIATISRASLRSQMAFVLQDPFLFEASVKENIRYGKLHATDEEIRQAAMEANAHEFIEQLPEGYDTILSADGGEISQGQKQLLSIARALIADPVILLLDEATSSIDTVTEMKIQEALERLMAGRTSFVIAHRLNTVKKADLIFVMENGKIVEAGARPELLEKKGRFYQMLQSNENDVNAASLKTP; encoded by the coding sequence ATGCGTAATACGTGGAAACAGCCTTTTGGATACGCCCCTATCCTCTCAAAAAAGGATCTTCAGCCAGTGAAAAAGAAGAAACAAGAACGTGCAAATGATTGGCAAAACGTCTTAAAACGAATTTGGAAATTAGTTGATGAACAACGCGGTCTCCTCATCATCGTTCTTGCGTTAGTCGTAATTAGTTCTGCTTTATCTTTGCTCGGCCCTTATTTAATCGGCCATATTATTGATACGTATGTTGTTCCAATGAAAACCGATGGAATAATTCCAATGATTGTCTGGTTAGTGTTGATTTATCTGTTTTTATCCATCAGTTTGTTTTTACAAAACATTTGGATGATTGGAATTGCCCAACAGACGATTTACCGGATGCGAACGACTATTTTTGCGCATTTCCAAAAGCTGTCCGTAAGCTTTTTTGATAAACGCAAACACGGTGAGTTGATGTCACGCGTAACGAATGACATTGAAAATGTCAGCTCCACGTTAAATAGTTCCTTTATTCAAGTGTTCTCCAGTATTTTAACGTTAACTGGAACGGTAGTTGTGATGCTATCGTTAAGCCCTTTGTTAACGTTGCTTACTATGTTGATTATTCCAGTGATGTATATCGCGATGCGCTGGATTACGAGAAGAACGGGCAAGTTATTTAAAGAGCAACAAGCTGCGATTGGTGAGTTAAATGGGATGGTCGAAGAAACGATCTCGGGTCAACGCATCGTAAAGGCTTTCTCTCAGGAAAACCGTGTGATGGAGGAGTTCATTGAAAAGAATTCGCGACTTCGAGTTACCGGCTTCTGGGCATTAACCTACTCGGGTTTTATTCCTAAAGTAATGAATATGCTGAACAATGCAAGTTTTGCCATTGTAGCGGGTGTCGGTGGTATTCTTGCGCTCAATGGGCATGTGAGTATAGGTACCATCGTGATTTTCTCGGAATATGCGAGACAATTTACGCGTCCTTTAAACGATTTGGCGAATCAATTTAATACCGTTTTATCAGCGATTGCTGGTGCGGAGCGAGTATTTGCTATTGTGGACGAACCCGAAGAAATCGATGAAGCAAAGGGAAATGAAGTAACACTAAATGGGAATGTAACATTCGAAAATGTGTACTTTAAATATGAGTTAGCGGAGCAAGAGTGGACGATTCAAGATGTTTCATTCCAAGTAGAAGCTGGCAAAACCGTGGCATTAGTTGGTGCAACGGGAGCAGGGAAAACAACGATTATGCAGCTGCTCGCAAGGTTTTACGATGCGAAAAAAGGTCAGATTCTGTTAGATGACAGACCAATTGCGACCATTTCTCGAGCTTCGTTGCGTAGTCAAATGGCATTCGTTTTGCAAGATCCGTTTCTGTTTGAGGCTTCAGTAAAAGAGAATATCCGATACGGAAAACTACATGCTACGGATGAAGAGATTCGACAAGCGGCCATGGAAGCAAATGCACACGAATTTATCGAACAATTACCGGAAGGATACGACACCATCTTGTCAGCGGATGGCGGAGAAATTAGCCAAGGCCAGAAGCAACTATTATCCATTGCTCGTGCGCTCATTGCAGACCCTGTCATTCTTCTGCTGGACGAAGCGACGAGTAGCATTGATACCGTCACCGAAATGAAAATACAGGAAGCATTGGAACGACTAATGGCTGGACGCACGAGTTTTGTCATTGCGCATCGATTGAATACGGTGAAAAAAGCAGATCTTATCTTTGTAATGGAAAATGGAAAAATTGTAGAAGCTGGCGCTCGGCCTGAGTTATTGGAGAAAAAAGGTCGCTTTTACCAAATGCTACAGTCAAATGAAAACGATGTGAACGCTGCATCACTCAAAACACCATAA